The Dunckerocampus dactyliophorus isolate RoL2022-P2 chromosome 13, RoL_Ddac_1.1, whole genome shotgun sequence genome window below encodes:
- the LOC129192956 gene encoding interferon alpha-inducible protein 27-like protein 2A, whose translation MVLLTVLAVAAGAGASVVMAPVVLGAVGFTSAGIAAGSYAAGMMSSAAIANGGGVAAGSTVAVLQSFGMAGISGAASAAVATAGGMVGGLVAAII comes from the exons ATGGTATTGT tgACGGTTCTTGCGGTTGCTGCAGGCGCCG GTGCTTCGGTGGTCATGGCTCCAGTGGTTCTGGGTGCGGTCGGGTTCacctcagctgggatagcagCAGGATCCTATGCTGCAGGCATGATGTCAAGCGCAGCCATCGCTAATGGAGGTGGGGTGGCGGCGGGGAGCACCGTGGCTGTCTTACAGTCTTTTG GAATGGCTGGTATTTCAGGCGCTGCCTCTGCAGCTGTGGCCACTGCAGGAGGGATGGTAGGAGGACTCGTTGCTGCAATCATCTGa